The Elusimicrobiota bacterium genomic sequence GATCAAGGACAAGACCATGGCCGATCTCGCCGATGAGAAGCAGCGCCTGGTCCGCGAGCTTCGCCATGAGGTGTCCCAGCTTTCCGTGTTGGCGGCAGAGAGGCTGCTGCGCCAATCCGTGGACGACCGCGTGCAGAAGACCGTGCTAGAGTCCTTCTTCCATGATTTGGAGAAGGCGGATAAGGCCCATTGAATGAAAGCCACTGACCGGGTTCTGGCCTGGCGCTACGCCAAAGCCCTGTTTCTGGCGGCTTGCGCCAAAGGGGTTGAGGGCCGCGTTCAATCGGACCTGCAAGGCTCCCATGGCGCCCTTCTCGATATCCTGCCGGCCCTGCGCCATCCCCTGACTCCCGCCCTCGAAAAGAAAAGGAGGATCCGCCAGGCCCTGGAGCGCAAGGTGGGGGATATGGCATTGAGCTTCCTGGAGCTTTTGGTGGACAAGAAGCGCTTCGAGCTTCTGCCCCTGATCGCCTCGGACCTCGGCAAGCTCATCGCGGAGAAGAACAACGAGGCCAAGGCCCATGTCCGCGCCGCGCGAGCGCTCTCCGCGCAGGACCAGGAGCGCCTCAAGAGCGCCCTGCGGAAATTTACGGGAAAGAACATCGAATTGGAGATCAAGGAGGACCCCGAGATCATCGGGGGCGTGGTCGTGCGGCTGGGGGATTGGGTTCTCGACTCGAGCTTCCGCGGCCAACTGCGCAGCCTGAGGGAGGCATTGTATGTCCATTAGACCGGAAGAGATCACGGCCGTGATCAAGAAACAGCTCGAGGGATTCCAGGGCTCGACCGAGCTCAAGGAGGAGGGCTTCGTCCTCCAGGTGGGCGACGGGATCGCGCGCATTTACGGCCTCGAGAACGCCATGGCCGGGGAACTCTTGGAGCTTCCCAACGGCGTCATGGGCATGGTCTTGAATCTGGAGAAGGAGAACGTGGGCTGCGTGCTCATGGGCTCCGACAGGCTGATCAAGGAAGGCGACCCGGTCAAACGCACCGGGCTCATCATGTCCGTTCCCGTGGGAGAGGCCATGGTCGGCCGCGTGGTCAATCCCCTGGGGCGTCCCATAGACGGCAAGGGCCCTATCAACACCACCAAGACCCGGCCCATCGAGGTCGTGGCTCCCGGCGTCATCGAGCGCTCTCCCGTCAACGAGCCGCTTCAAACCGGCCTCAAGGCCATCGATTCCATGATCCCGATCGGCCGCGGCCAGCGCGAGCTTATCATCGGCGACCGCCAGACCGGAAAGACAGCCATCGCCATAGACACCATCATCAACCAGAAGAATGCCCCCAACCGGCCGATCTGCATCTACGTGGCCATCGGCCAGAAACAGTCCACCGTGGCCCAGGTTACCCAGATCCTCCAGGACAGCGGGGCCATGGAGTACACCATAGTGGTCTCGGCCGCGGCCGCCGATCCGGCGCCTCTTCTCTACATCGCGCCGTACTCGGGCTGCGCCATCGGCGAGGAGTTCCTGTGGAAGGGCAAGGCCGTCCTCATCATCTACGATGATCTCTCCAAGCACGCCCAGGCCTACCGCCAGCTTTCCCTTCTTTTGCGCCGCCCGCCGGGCCGAGAGGCTTACCCGGGCGACGTTTTCTACCTCCACTCCAGGCTCCTCGAGAGGGCCTGCAAGCTCTCCGAGAAAAACGGAGGGGGTTCTCTCACCGCCCTTCCCATCATCGAAACCCAGGCCGGCGACGTCTCAGCCTACATTCCCACGAACGTGATCTCCATCACGGACGGGCAAATCTACCTCGAAACCGGGCTTTTCTACTCCGGGGTGCGCCCCGCCGTTAACGTCGGGCTTTCCGTTTCGCGCGTGGGAGGGGCCGCGCAGACCAAGGCCATGAAGCAGGTGGCTGGCCGCTTAAGGCTGGATCTCGCTCAATACAACGAGCTCGCGGCCTTCGCCCAGTTCGGCTCTGACCTCGATAAGGCCTCCCAGCAGCAGTTGGCGCGCGGCGAGCGCCTGGTCGAGCTCTTGAAGCAAAACCAATACCAGCCCATGCCCTTCGAGAGCCAGGTGGTCTCCATCTTCGCCGGAGTCAACGGCTACCTCGACGACATCCCGAGCGCCTCTGCGCGGGACTTCGAGGCGGGGCTCTTGGGGCACCTCTCGGCCAAGCATCCAGCGATCTCCAAGGAAATCGCGGAGAAAAAAACCGTGGACGACGCCTTGAAGGCGCGGCTGGCGGCGGCTGTCCAGGAATTCAAGGCCCAGTTCAAGGCGGAGGCTAAGTAATGGCGTCCACGCTTCGATCAAGTGGAAGAGGGCTTCTTGCGGCCGCGGCTTTCGCGGCCATTGGCGCGGCCAGCGCGGGCGAGGCCATGCCCGCGCTGCAGATGATAAATCTCAGCTGCCTCGAGGCTTTGACCTCCATAGACCAGGCCGGGCTTGCCGGGGTATTTTCATTCATCGCCGAGGAAAAGACCCCCGAGGCTTTCGCCGACCTCCTGGTCCACGACCAGAAGGCCTTGAAGAAATTCGTTAAAAAGGTGGAAAAGGATTTTAAGGAAGCCTCGGCCATTTCGACGTGGGACCAGCAGGCCCTGCAGTTCGCGCTCACGGTCTACGGCTCTCCCCTGGCGGAGGCCTTGGGCAAACCCGCGGCAAGCGTTCTCGCCAAGCTCTCGGATCTGTCTCGGGCCCCGGCCGTGAGCCTGGGGGAGATGACGGAGCGGCGGAGAAAAGGCGCATGAAGGCCCTGGTCACGGGAGCCGCGGGATTTATTGGCTCGAACTT encodes the following:
- the atpH gene encoding ATP synthase F1 subunit delta, whose amino-acid sequence is MKATDRVLAWRYAKALFLAACAKGVEGRVQSDLQGSHGALLDILPALRHPLTPALEKKRRIRQALERKVGDMALSFLELLVDKKRFELLPLIASDLGKLIAEKNNEAKAHVRAARALSAQDQERLKSALRKFTGKNIELEIKEDPEIIGGVVVRLGDWVLDSSFRGQLRSLREALYVH
- a CDS encoding F0F1 ATP synthase subunit alpha, yielding MSIRPEEITAVIKKQLEGFQGSTELKEEGFVLQVGDGIARIYGLENAMAGELLELPNGVMGMVLNLEKENVGCVLMGSDRLIKEGDPVKRTGLIMSVPVGEAMVGRVVNPLGRPIDGKGPINTTKTRPIEVVAPGVIERSPVNEPLQTGLKAIDSMIPIGRGQRELIIGDRQTGKTAIAIDTIINQKNAPNRPICIYVAIGQKQSTVAQVTQILQDSGAMEYTIVVSAAAADPAPLLYIAPYSGCAIGEEFLWKGKAVLIIYDDLSKHAQAYRQLSLLLRRPPGREAYPGDVFYLHSRLLERACKLSEKNGGGSLTALPIIETQAGDVSAYIPTNVISITDGQIYLETGLFYSGVRPAVNVGLSVSRVGGAAQTKAMKQVAGRLRLDLAQYNELAAFAQFGSDLDKASQQQLARGERLVELLKQNQYQPMPFESQVVSIFAGVNGYLDDIPSASARDFEAGLLGHLSAKHPAISKEIAEKKTVDDALKARLAAAVQEFKAQFKAEAK